A single genomic interval of Helianthus annuus cultivar XRQ/B chromosome 13, HanXRQr2.0-SUNRISE, whole genome shotgun sequence harbors:
- the LOC110901606 gene encoding uncharacterized protein LOC110901606, with product MVWNWSRLPESDVELKEWQECQEVLNEVMLSDNKDVWFWNDGSQDGFSVKAVKKVLITERGNCHLPNFDWCKWVPLKCNIVAWRGNLDRLATRVHLRRRNVDLISVMCPFYGDFEETVEHLFTACAMANRVWFLLDACRDTTLIILMVAAAASLALGIKTEWIKEGWYNWGSIALAVIIVIVVTL from the exons ATGGTGTGGAATTGGTCAAGACTGCCCGAGTCGGATGTGGAGCTCAAGGAATGGCAAGAGTGTCAAGAGGTGCTTAATGAGGTGATGCTTTCAGATAATAaggatgtttggttttggaacgaTGGGAGCCAAGACGGTTTTTCGGTGAAGGCCGTCAAAAAGGTGTTAATTACCGAGAGGGGTAACTGTCATCTCCCGAATTTTGATTGGTGTAAATGGGTGCCGCTTAAATGTAATATTGTGGCTTGGAGGGGTAATTTGGATAGGCTTGCTACGAGGGTTCATCTAAGAAGAAGGAATGTGGATCTGATATCGGTTATGTGCCCTTTCTATGGGGACTTTGAGGAAACGGTGGAGCATCTCTTTACTGCCTGTGCTATGGCGAATCGAGTTTG GTTTCTGTTGGATGCTTGTCGCGATACAACCTTGATCATCTTGATGGTAGCGGCTGCTGCTTCTTTGGCTCTAGGAATAAAAACAGAG TGGATCAAAGAAGGATGGTATAATTGGGGAAGCATAGCTTTGGCTGTTATAATCGTCATAGTTGTTACA CTATAA